A genomic window from Chiloscyllium punctatum isolate Juve2018m chromosome 50, sChiPun1.3, whole genome shotgun sequence includes:
- the LOC140470168 gene encoding uncharacterized protein, translating to MQLCCTYITVIEAESGGSSTTDKQEKIRIIETTDLEKTFEIETGYGEANAWMEWVKYTVRSMKKSDCYACTSARPNPQVVPFPLGWEKHPRAMDCMIRLYQDREAWNDPTCRPLSLKFPPVRSEGAPRPPSFSGVTGTHQACVSRTGLQWDDDVGTFDKCSGSIRLVNETTGGGNYSHIHVPRTDLWWYCGGRVLRPTLPQKWTGTCAIVQLAIPFTLVFEKQERPRSSGRTERALETSFDDNIYLDAIGVPRGFPDEYKARNQIAAGFESSLFWLVTINKNVDWINYTYYNQQRFINYTRDAVKGIAEQLDATSRMAWENRLALDMMLAEKGGVCVMIGTQCCTFIPNNTAPDGSITRALDGLTTLADELAENSGIDSGLTDWLEAWFGKWTGVVVPFLVSCIVVARVLTALGCCVIPCVRGLTQRLIETALTKKDVPYGQVERINLEMEQRESLLGGGSIRDGQFDEQARELLNALEKKLTVEKLQAVRKDTGDL from the coding sequence atgcagctgtgctgcacgtatatcacggtcattgaagctgagtctgggggctcatccaccactgataagcaggaaaagattagaataattgagacgacggatttggaaaagacctttgaaatagaaacgggatacggggaggcgaatgcctggatggaatgggtcaaatatactgtgaggagcatgaaaaagagtgattgctacgcatgcacgagtgcccgccctaaccctcaggtggtcccattcccgttgggatgggagaaacacccacgagccatggactgcatgataaggctgtaccaggaccgagaggcctggaacgaccccacttgtcgacccttgagtttgaagtttccccccgtcaggtctgagggggcgccccgcccgccatcattctcaggggtaacgggtacgcaccaggcctgcgtctctcggacgggactacagtgggacgacgatgtggggacatttgacaagtgcagcggatcaattcggctggtcaatgaaactactgggggcgggaattactcccacattcatgtgcctaggacagacctctggtggtactgtggtgggagggttctgcgaccgaccctgccccaaaaatggacgggcacttgtgcgatcgttcaattggccatcccattcaccctggtattcgaaaaacaagagcgaccccgttctagtggaagaactgagagagcattggagacctctttcgatgataacatatatttagatgccataggggtccccaggggttttcctgacgaatacaaggctaggaaccagatagcggcgggttttgagtcgtcactgttctggttggtgaccatcaataagaatgtggattggattaattatacttactacaatcagcagaggttcattaattatacccgggatgcagtgaaaggaatagcagaacaactggacgccacgagtaggatggcgtgggaaaataggttggccttagacatgatgttggcagagaaggggggtgtttgtgtcatgataggcactcagtgctgcactttcatccccaacaacacagcccctgatgggtccatcacccgcgccctggatggactcaccacattggcggacgaactggccgaaaactcgggcatcgactctggcctcacggactggttggaagcttggttcggtaaatggacgggggtggtcgttccctttcttgtctcatgtatagtggtggcaagggtactcactgcccttgggtgttgcgttattccctgtgtccggggattaactcaacgactgatcgaaaccgcccttactaagaaggatgttccctatgggcaggttgaacgaataaatctcgagatggaacaacgtgaatccctcttgggcgggggtagtattagagacgggcagtttgatgaacaagctcgggagttattaaatgccctggagaagaaacttacggttgaaaaattacaggccgtaagaaaagacacgggggatttgtag